One Jeotgalicoccus saudimassiliensis DNA window includes the following coding sequences:
- a CDS encoding TAXI family TRAP transporter solute-binding subunit, with the protein MKKGLSVIMILLMSLSVLAGCNFEKKEIYNIATASTGGTYYPIGVGMGQLWTEHYRDQNIKFNGQSSAGSVENIDLMKNGEADMSILQNLISTQAYEGSGVFEGNEYKDLRAIGMIWPNVEHFVLMNSEVDSGDISDIEGNSFSVGPQASGTEQSTMTMMEGIGLDKSNIRPEYLGYDDTISSMRDGRLDGGSLPAGVPVSAITDMLASNLSATILEVTDEQLAQINEVADAWYPYTIEAGTYPRQEEDIQTIAQPNVLVATPEMDTEFVYDLTKILYENQEFMIGVHNSAKEMKVETALEGLNTPLHAGAYKYFDEQGLDIPEKLKPIELDEEAEENE; encoded by the coding sequence ATGAAAAAAGGTTTATCAGTAATTATGATTTTACTTATGTCACTCAGTGTTCTGGCAGGTTGTAATTTTGAAAAGAAAGAAATTTATAACATTGCAACAGCCTCGACAGGCGGTACTTATTATCCGATTGGTGTCGGTATGGGACAGCTTTGGACAGAGCACTACAGAGACCAGAATATTAAATTTAACGGACAATCATCGGCCGGATCAGTAGAAAATATTGATCTGATGAAAAATGGTGAGGCAGATATGTCGATTCTTCAAAACCTGATTTCGACGCAAGCTTATGAAGGCAGCGGCGTATTTGAAGGAAATGAATATAAAGATTTAAGAGCAATTGGGATGATCTGGCCAAACGTAGAACATTTCGTATTAATGAACAGTGAAGTTGATAGCGGCGACATTTCAGACATTGAAGGGAATTCATTCTCGGTTGGACCGCAGGCAAGTGGAACAGAACAGTCGACTATGACAATGATGGAAGGTATCGGACTCGATAAGAGTAATATCCGACCTGAATATCTTGGTTATGACGATACTATTTCTTCAATGAGAGACGGAAGACTGGATGGCGGTTCACTGCCGGCCGGTGTCCCGGTTTCTGCTATTACTGACATGCTCGCAAGTAATTTAAGTGCGACTATTTTAGAAGTGACGGATGAACAGCTTGCACAGATTAATGAAGTAGCTGATGCATGGTATCCATATACAATAGAAGCGGGAACATACCCACGTCAGGAAGAGGATATCCAGACGATTGCCCAGCCGAACGTACTGGTGGCAACACCGGAAATGGATACAGAGTTTGTTTATGATTTAACGAAGATTTTATATGAGAATCAGGAATTTATGATAGGTGTTCATAATTCAGCGAAAGAGATGAAAGTAGAAACAGCACTGGAAGGTTTAAATACACCACTTCATGCTGGTGCTTACAAATACTTTGACGAGCAGGGACTGGATATCCCAGAGAAACTGAAACCGATCGAATTAGATGAGGAGGCTGAGGAAAATGAGTAA
- a CDS encoding TRAP transporter permease, producing MSNTQEPVIEEISPEEYREQRLQGWPAKAAAIIGIILAVFVLLTSSYLNMQEFYRNTIFLILVVVLGFFIYPVNKKKPGQKFSYFDLGLAALGIVSIGYITLTYTNLHVERMSQATTVDYVFAIICIAVLFEITRRSIGWFIPILSVLAMVYAVYGAYFPIDFAHSGFSMERLLYRIYMTSNGIFGSTLSIASTYIVLFILFGAFLSASGASKLFNDLALAIAGQRRGGPAQVAVITSALTGTLNGSAVANVATTGAFTIPLMKSIGLKPRFAAGVEAAASTGGMIMPPIMGAAAFIMAGFLGVPYTVIVVAGIIPALLYYLALIFAVDTEAKKQGLKGLSKDNIPEIKAVLLERGALLIPIIVVFIVLLTGRTAIMAGFAGIIAAIITSYLTKDKTNRITFTKFFAALNDGARGSVQVAIACASVGIIIAVVSMSGVGSMLAYNVIDIAGGNLFLILIMVMATCIVLSFGLPSTALYIVVAVTAAPALVQAGITPLAAHFFVFYFGAMSNVTPPVALAAYTGAGIANADPMQTSWTALRLALPGFIIPFIIAYDPILLLDTTDGPIDYLRLAIVVVTAIIGVYALAVGLGKFIKTRLNIVEQLAMMAVAFLLITTDQMMDVIGLALFAVVMVIHYARSRKKVEMSDGAY from the coding sequence ATGAGTAATACTCAAGAACCGGTAATTGAAGAAATATCTCCTGAGGAATACAGAGAGCAGCGATTGCAGGGGTGGCCGGCTAAAGCAGCAGCGATTATTGGGATTATACTCGCTGTATTTGTCTTACTGACATCGAGTTATTTAAATATGCAGGAGTTTTACAGAAATACGATTTTTCTTATCCTAGTCGTCGTTCTCGGTTTTTTTATTTATCCTGTAAATAAGAAAAAGCCCGGACAGAAGTTTTCATATTTTGACCTGGGTCTCGCAGCATTGGGGATTGTGTCTATAGGTTATATCACACTGACCTATACTAATCTTCATGTCGAAAGAATGTCGCAGGCAACTACTGTCGATTACGTATTCGCAATTATATGTATCGCGGTATTATTTGAAATTACCCGCCGTTCAATCGGCTGGTTTATACCAATTTTAAGTGTGCTGGCAATGGTGTATGCAGTATATGGGGCATACTTCCCGATAGACTTTGCACATTCAGGGTTCAGCATGGAAAGATTACTTTACAGAATTTATATGACTTCTAACGGTATATTCGGAAGTACATTATCTATCGCATCAACTTATATTGTGCTGTTTATCTTATTTGGTGCATTCCTGAGTGCCAGCGGCGCAAGTAAACTGTTTAATGATCTGGCGCTTGCGATTGCAGGACAGCGACGCGGCGGACCTGCACAGGTTGCCGTTATTACAAGTGCACTGACAGGAACATTAAACGGGAGTGCGGTTGCTAACGTTGCAACGACAGGTGCTTTTACAATTCCATTAATGAAAAGTATTGGTTTAAAACCTCGCTTTGCCGCGGGTGTTGAAGCAGCAGCGTCAACCGGTGGAATGATTATGCCGCCGATTATGGGAGCTGCAGCTTTCATCATGGCAGGTTTCCTCGGAGTTCCGTACACAGTTATTGTTGTTGCAGGAATCATACCAGCGTTACTGTATTACCTCGCATTAATTTTTGCAGTGGATACAGAGGCTAAAAAGCAAGGATTGAAAGGTCTGAGCAAAGATAATATTCCTGAGATAAAAGCAGTACTGCTTGAAAGAGGTGCGCTGCTGATACCGATTATAGTGGTATTCATCGTATTACTGACTGGGCGTACAGCAATTATGGCAGGTTTTGCAGGAATTATAGCAGCAATAATTACATCGTACTTAACGAAAGATAAAACGAACAGAATTACATTTACGAAGTTTTTTGCAGCACTCAATGATGGTGCAAGAGGATCAGTTCAGGTTGCGATCGCCTGTGCGTCCGTAGGAATTATTATTGCAGTAGTGTCAATGAGCGGTGTCGGTTCAATGCTGGCATACAATGTTATCGATATTGCAGGAGGAAACTTATTCCTTATCCTTATTATGGTAATGGCCACATGTATTGTACTGAGCTTTGGTTTACCATCTACAGCACTTTATATCGTTGTTGCAGTTACAGCAGCACCTGCTCTTGTTCAGGCAGGAATTACGCCGCTGGCAGCTCATTTCTTTGTATTCTATTTCGGAGCAATGTCGAACGTAACACCGCCTGTAGCACTGGCAGCATACACAGGTGCAGGTATCGCAAATGCCGATCCAATGCAGACATCATGGACTGCACTGAGACTGGCGTTACCTGGATTTATCATTCCGTTTATCATCGCTTACGACCCGATCTTATTACTGGATACTACTGATGGTCCGATTGATTATCTGAGATTAGCGATTGTGGTAGTGACAGCTATAATAGGTGTATATGCACTGGCAGTTGGACTTGGTAAATTTATTAAGACAAGACTTAATATAGTCGAACAGCTGGCAATGATGGCAGTAGCGTTCTTATTAATAACAACTGATCAGATGATGGATGTTATTGGACTTGCTCTGTTTGCAGTTGTGATGGTTATCCATTATGCAAGAAGCAGAAAAAAGGTGGAAATGAGCGATGGAGCCTATTAA
- a CDS encoding FadR/GntR family transcriptional regulator: MEPIKKEKLSDLIFDNLIEQIKRGDYKIDDKLPSENELAKYYKVSRVPIREALSKLISIGYVESSQGKGTYVKNTSVSEQVKQFTYGTFNKKELFDLLEMRTVIEVRSAYFAAERRTEENLLKIEEALNHFKKITTDQRIIGMEADYDFHKAVVISTQNDYLIQTFKNLQSVHRDALEFSLKLNVGKPRKREQVYDEHVIIYDAIKNQQPELAADLMKEHLFNMRRKLGDDRI; the protein is encoded by the coding sequence ATGGAGCCTATTAAGAAAGAGAAATTGTCAGATTTAATTTTCGACAATCTGATCGAGCAAATAAAAAGAGGGGATTACAAGATAGACGATAAACTCCCATCTGAGAATGAACTTGCTAAATACTATAAGGTGAGCCGCGTACCAATCAGAGAAGCATTAAGTAAGCTTATCTCGATCGGCTACGTGGAATCCAGCCAAGGCAAAGGGACATATGTAAAAAATACATCTGTTTCAGAACAGGTTAAACAGTTTACTTATGGAACTTTTAATAAGAAGGAACTTTTTGATTTGCTGGAAATGAGAACGGTAATAGAAGTCCGTTCAGCATATTTCGCGGCAGAACGCAGAACTGAAGAAAATCTTTTGAAAATTGAAGAAGCACTGAATCATTTTAAAAAGATAACGACAGACCAGAGAATTATAGGTATGGAAGCGGACTACGATTTCCACAAGGCAGTAGTAATCTCGACTCAGAATGATTATCTGATTCAAACATTTAAAAATCTGCAGTCGGTACACCGCGATGCGCTGGAGTTTTCACTTAAACTGAATGTCGGTAAACCGAGGAAAAGAGAACAGGTTTATGATGAGCACGTGATTATTTACGATGCGATTAAAAATCAGCAGCCTGAACTTGCAGCTGACCTGATGAAAGAACATTTATTTAATATGAGAAGAAAACTTGGTGACGATAGAATTTAG